Proteins encoded in a region of the Planococcus shixiaomingii genome:
- the tagH gene encoding teichoic acids export ABC transporter ATP-binding subunit TagH produces the protein MKEAVVVKNVSKKYRMYRSKKEQLKDLLLPGKAGKNFNAVDGVSLTAYEGDVIGLVGINGSGKSTLSNMIGGIVPPTTGEIIKTGDTHVIAINAGLNNELTGMENIEFKCLLMGFNKAKIERLTPEIVAFSELGDFIYQPVKKYSSGMKSKLGFAISVSADPDILVIDEALSVGDQTFTNKSLDRMNEFKENGKTIFFVSHNLGQIKKFCQKVAWLEGGRLKKYGPTEEVMKEYEEFIDYYKKLSKKEQEAFRVETAKRREG, from the coding sequence ATGAAAGAAGCTGTAGTAGTAAAAAATGTATCGAAAAAATATCGCATGTACCGCTCTAAAAAAGAGCAGCTTAAAGATTTGCTTCTTCCTGGAAAAGCCGGCAAGAACTTCAACGCAGTGGATGGCGTGTCCTTGACTGCGTATGAAGGAGATGTCATCGGCTTAGTAGGCATCAACGGCTCAGGAAAATCGACCCTAAGCAATATGATCGGAGGCATCGTGCCGCCGACAACCGGTGAAATCATTAAAACCGGCGATACGCATGTAATTGCCATCAATGCTGGATTGAACAACGAATTGACAGGCATGGAGAATATCGAATTCAAATGTTTGTTGATGGGTTTCAACAAAGCCAAAATTGAACGGTTAACTCCGGAAATTGTCGCTTTTTCAGAACTTGGTGATTTCATCTATCAACCTGTTAAAAAATATTCAAGCGGTATGAAGTCAAAACTTGGCTTTGCCATTAGCGTCTCTGCAGATCCGGACATCCTGGTAATTGACGAAGCGTTATCGGTAGGAGATCAGACGTTTACAAATAAAAGCTTGGACCGTATGAATGAATTTAAAGAAAATGGCAAGACTATCTTTTTTGTAAGTCATAACTTAGGCCAAATAAAAAAATTCTGCCAAAAAGTCGCATGGCTTGAAGGTGGCAGGCTTAAGAAATATGGGCCAACTGAAGAAGTTATGAAAGAATATGAAGAGTTCATCGATTATTACAAAAAGCTTTCCAAAAAAGAGCAGGAAGCCTTCCGCGTAGAAACAGCGAAACGACGGGAAGGATAA
- a CDS encoding ABC transporter permease, translating into MKSLFKIIKEQLGSFYLIQRLAMFHIRIENRNNVLGFAWEVLNPGIQMAMYWFVFGLGLRGNEPIDGVPFVLWMLAGISMWFFMNSGILEGTKSIHRKFNLVSKMNFPLSTLPSYIITSKLYGHLFLVALLMIVFWINGYLPSIYYLQLVYFIGISYLFAFSVTLLTSTLAVVVRDIQMVVQSTLRIMFFMSPILWLTEERLPESIQPFMMLNPFYYLANGYRASLLYNEWYITEQWEMTLYNLGLIFFLLLIGSAAHFKFRNRFSDFI; encoded by the coding sequence ATGAAGTCACTGTTTAAAATCATTAAAGAACAACTAGGATCGTTCTATTTAATCCAGCGTTTAGCAATGTTTCATATCAGAATAGAAAACCGCAACAATGTATTAGGGTTCGCCTGGGAAGTTTTGAATCCTGGTATTCAGATGGCGATGTATTGGTTTGTTTTTGGGCTTGGATTAAGAGGCAACGAGCCGATTGATGGAGTTCCATTCGTGTTATGGATGCTCGCGGGTATTTCCATGTGGTTCTTCATGAACTCCGGAATCCTTGAAGGGACAAAGTCGATCCATAGAAAATTCAATTTGGTTTCAAAGATGAATTTTCCATTATCGACTCTGCCCAGCTATATCATTACCAGCAAGCTTTATGGCCATCTTTTCTTGGTTGCATTACTGATGATCGTCTTTTGGATCAATGGCTATTTGCCTTCGATTTATTATCTTCAATTAGTTTATTTCATAGGCATATCGTATTTATTTGCGTTTTCGGTGACGCTTTTGACCTCAACGCTTGCCGTGGTCGTGCGGGACATCCAAATGGTCGTCCAGTCAACGCTGCGCATAATGTTTTTCATGTCGCCAATTCTTTGGCTGACAGAAGAACGCTTGCCGGAGTCGATACAGCCGTTCATGATGCTGAATCCGTTCTACTATTTGGCAAACGGCTACCGCGCGTCGCTGTTGTACAACGAATGGTACATTACAGAGCAATGGGAAATGACGCTTTATAATTTAGGACTGATTTTCTTCTTATTATTGATAGGATCAGCAGCTCACTTTAAATTCAGAAACCGTTTTTCAGACTTTATTTAA
- a CDS encoding SH3 domain-containing protein, with translation MKNLFVNNKLIASIFIALFLMGFVAYDANTSYAAESYKGIALNSPTKVYSSVSSGAVVLKSYKQGSILRYSSYSSGWYSTTVVVNGKSQKGFISKLDVENLDTTQESLSGIGLKASTTFYALPSTSSKKLKSYSGGTILKYKTFSKNWNTATFYVKGKKATGYIPKTDVENRFTEQKSLKGVALKSSTAVYSKASTSSKSLKTYNEGTVLKYKTFSENWYEATVRIKGKAVKGYIHTSHVENALDTQTALKGIGLQSPTIIYSRASANSKPLKTYAQGSVLNFKTLTSKWYETSVYVNGKKTTGFIYTSHIEGLSAASEAIKGVALKNPTNVYALASKNAKVLKTYSKPDQLELKTFSPNWLSMKVYVSGKQITAYVHNADVSKDRILTTTTPYQTDFKKVVDIQMNLSAPPQVSGKTGGWMNASRQQVEYYANPANFKKNTTSYYQFLVLSQPAGLHAKEVNQKILYDHGILTGKAQSFIDAGKKYNVNEAYLISHALLETGNGRSQLASGIPVDDTGKIVSAKDASYTVYNMYGIGATDKCPQSCGAKRAFDEGWFTPEKAIVGGAEFIQDYIIHGQDTLYKMRWNPAKPGNHQYATDIGWSIKQTARIEQLYKLVDNFVLIYDVPKYASQPVSSGDPNAYITVAPATSVAYPTGIYGINTAGMGLNLREKPTTNSKKLVSIPDKSKIEVLKKEGTWYQVKYAGKSGWVSGSYVDLLNLLEVKTDNLNVRVDSKSSAASLGKVNKGTLLTATLDKNNKLIKSNEWYKVTYKGKIAWVSGGKNSTEYISVK, from the coding sequence TTGAAAAATCTATTTGTAAACAATAAATTAATTGCGAGTATATTTATTGCTTTATTCTTGATGGGGTTTGTTGCGTATGACGCTAATACAAGCTATGCAGCTGAATCCTACAAGGGAATTGCTTTAAATAGCCCGACGAAGGTCTACAGTTCTGTATCTAGTGGAGCGGTTGTTCTAAAATCCTATAAGCAGGGATCAATTTTAAGGTATTCCTCTTATTCGAGCGGCTGGTACAGTACTACTGTTGTTGTAAATGGGAAAAGCCAAAAAGGTTTTATTAGTAAGCTGGATGTTGAAAATTTGGATACTACTCAAGAAAGCTTAAGTGGAATCGGATTAAAAGCTTCAACAACTTTCTATGCTTTGCCATCTACTAGTTCAAAGAAGCTTAAGAGCTACAGTGGAGGGACAATATTAAAATATAAAACTTTTAGTAAAAACTGGAATACAGCAACGTTTTATGTGAAAGGGAAAAAAGCAACCGGGTACATACCAAAAACCGATGTGGAAAACCGGTTTACTGAACAAAAGAGCTTAAAAGGTGTTGCTTTAAAATCTTCCACAGCCGTCTACTCTAAAGCCTCAACAAGCTCGAAAAGCTTAAAAACGTATAATGAAGGAACCGTATTGAAATACAAAACCTTCAGCGAGAATTGGTACGAAGCGACTGTACGTATTAAAGGCAAAGCGGTAAAAGGTTATATCCACACATCGCATGTTGAAAATGCGTTAGACACGCAAACCGCTTTAAAAGGCATTGGCTTACAAAGCCCGACAATTATCTATTCACGCGCCTCTGCAAATTCGAAGCCATTAAAAACTTATGCACAGGGTTCCGTTTTAAACTTTAAAACGTTGACGAGTAAATGGTATGAAACAAGCGTTTATGTAAATGGCAAAAAAACTACAGGATTTATCTATACAAGCCATATTGAGGGGCTTAGTGCTGCAAGCGAAGCGATAAAGGGAGTCGCGTTGAAAAACCCGACAAACGTTTACGCATTAGCTTCAAAAAATGCGAAAGTGCTTAAAACCTATTCAAAACCAGATCAGCTTGAACTAAAAACGTTTTCTCCGAATTGGCTTTCTATGAAAGTCTATGTTTCTGGGAAACAAATCACGGCTTATGTCCATAATGCTGATGTCAGCAAAGACCGGATCTTAACCACGACTACTCCATATCAAACAGATTTTAAAAAGGTTGTTGATATTCAAATGAACTTGTCGGCTCCTCCTCAAGTTTCAGGAAAAACAGGAGGCTGGATGAATGCTTCAAGACAGCAAGTAGAGTATTACGCGAATCCTGCAAACTTCAAGAAGAACACGACAAGCTATTATCAATTCCTGGTATTATCGCAGCCGGCAGGCCTTCATGCTAAAGAAGTAAACCAAAAAATACTTTATGATCATGGAATCTTAACTGGAAAAGCCCAGTCGTTTATCGATGCAGGTAAAAAGTACAACGTAAATGAAGCCTATTTGATTTCTCATGCATTGCTGGAAACAGGGAATGGCCGTTCCCAGTTAGCAAGTGGAATTCCTGTTGATGATACAGGGAAAATAGTAAGCGCAAAAGATGCAAGCTACACGGTATATAATATGTACGGCATCGGTGCGACTGACAAATGTCCACAATCATGCGGAGCCAAGAGAGCTTTTGACGAAGGATGGTTCACTCCTGAAAAGGCCATCGTCGGCGGTGCAGAATTTATCCAAGACTATATTATCCACGGACAAGATACTTTGTATAAAATGCGCTGGAATCCGGCTAAGCCAGGAAACCATCAATATGCGACAGATATAGGATGGTCCATAAAACAAACGGCACGAATCGAACAATTGTATAAATTAGTGGACAATTTCGTCTTGATCTACGATGTGCCGAAATACGCTAGCCAGCCTGTATCTTCAGGCGATCCAAATGCTTATATTACGGTCGCGCCAGCTACATCGGTCGCCTATCCAACAGGGATTTACGGCATCAATACAGCGGGAATGGGATTGAATTTAAGAGAAAAACCGACTACAAACAGCAAAAAACTTGTGTCAATTCCGGACAAATCCAAAATTGAGGTTCTTAAAAAAGAGGGAACATGGTATCAAGTGAAGTATGCTGGGAAATCTGGTTGGGTAAGCGGAAGTTACGTGGATTTGTTGAACCTGTTGGAAGTGAAAACGGACAACTTGAACGTACGTGTTGACTCAAAAAGCAGCGCTGCTTCTTTAGGGAAAGTGAACAAAGGAACTTTGCTTACGGCTACACTGGATAAAAACAACAAACTTATTAAAAGCAATGAATGGTACAAAGTCACTTACAAAGGCAAAATAGCCTGGGTAAGCGGGGGCAAGAACAGTACGGAATATATTTCGGTAAAATAA